The genome window TCGGCGGCCGAGAGTGTTTTCGTGATGACGAAGTCGGTCGCCGCGAATCCCAGCAGGATCAGGACGAGGATTTTTCCGCCCCAGCCGCTGACGAGCCGTTCCAGCATGGCGATCGACCCCTGGCCGTGGGGCGAGGAGGAGGCGACGTGCCGGTAGATCGGAACCGCTCCGAAGAGCGTGACGAGGACCAGGAACAGCGTGGCGATCGGGGAGAGCCGGCCCGCGTTATCGAAGGCGATGGACGGCTGGTAGCCCAGTGTGGAGAAGTAGTCGACCCCGGTCAGGCACATGACCCAGAGCCAGAAGCTCTTGAAGTGGTGCCCGTGTTCTCCTGAAGCGTGCGTAGGCGACGCCGACATGGATGATCCAAAGACCGGGGGCGGAGGTCCGCTGCAGAAATCGTCTGACCCGGCGGGAAGAGCTCTCGCGCCGGATGGGCGGGCTCGAAATTGGGGGACAGAAGTTCACTTCTTCCCGGCAGCGCAGCAGAAAAACCCGGGCGGACGTAGTCCGACCGGGTTTTCAATCACTTCAGTGGGTCTAGGCCAGGTCCTTGATCAGCGGGCTGATCCGCTGGGCCTTGGCGACGATGGCCTGCTTTTCGGCGTCGGTCTTGGCGTTGGCCAGTCGGTCGCGGAGTTTCTTCAACTTAACGCGGCGTGTCCGCCGGCGTGCCAACTCGCGGGATCGCTCAATCCGCCCCATGGTGTCTTACGCTATCTCGACAGGAAATTTGTGTGCGGGGAAAGGGGCAGAGGTTAGACGGTCGGATTGCGCAAGTCAACCAGTGTCTATTGAACCGGGTCCAGGGGGACCCTGGTGGGGGGATGCAAGGGGGGCAACGCCCCCTTGCCCGCCGGAGGCTGACCGTCGAGAGATCTCTGAAGGAGGGCGTGTCCAAACGCGGACAACGTGCCGTATGCCTCCTCACCAACTCGCGGGGATCCAGAACGAGCGCTACTGTTTGAGGGAGTCCTCAACGCCGGTACCACAAAGGGGACATCCGTTGTGTACTACGGTTCCTCACCGGAATGCCTCCGGCGGCAAGGGGTTGCCCCCTTGACCCCAGGCTGCCGTCGCACGTTGGGTTTGAGCTATGGACGCCGCGCCGGCAAGAACGGGTCCGCTCTATTTCACGTCCTCAGGCGGCGGCTCGTCCGACAACAACCACTCCGGCGGCCCGGACGGCGGCGACTCGGGGATCTCACCCGTCTCCAAGAACCGGTCCAGCGCCTTCTGATCCACCGGACGCTCCGGAATCGTCACCGCCATCGGCCGGCTGTACCACCACTGCGTCCCAAAGATGATCAGGATCACCGCAATCACCCCGCCAATGATCCAACCGGACGCACTCGCCTGCCGCTTGTAGTGGGCGCTGACTGGGTTCTCCGTCCAGCGGATACGGCCCAGGAACAGCGGAGCAAAGTGCGTCTGCCCGTCCGGCGTCTTGTACAGCATCAGCTTGTGGAAAAAGCCGGTGAACACCGCCTGCTCGACCAGGTTCACGCCGATCGGCAGCTGCGGCGGCAGGTCCGGAAACACGACGACATACGGATACGACTGCGAGTCGCTCGTCGTCCCCCAGGCCTCGTAAACCTGCTTCACATCCGCCGAATTCTGCTTCAAATCGGAATTGGGAAGGACGCGGGCCACGTTGAGCTTCAGCCGGACCAACTCCCCGCGATACGTCGCCGGAGCCTGGGCAAAGTGCGTAAAGAAAAGATCCCGCCGCGCCCGGTTTTCGAGCTCCACGGACGGCTCCGCCCGGGCCCACCGGAACAGCCGCCAGTAGCTCGCCATCTCTTCGGCCGTCAGGACCTCGCGGTCCTGTATGACCTGCGCTTCTTCTTTGAAGGCGTCGATCTGCTCCGGATCGCGGGCCCCGCCGTCTTCCCCCTCGCTCCCGGGAATCGGGACGATGATCTCCGTCCACCGCGCCGCCTCTTCGGGGGAAACGGCCGCCCGGACGCTGTCGTCGCTCGGGGCCGTGTC of Planctomyces sp. SH-PL14 contains these proteins:
- a CDS encoding DUF6800 family protein, giving the protein MGRIERSRELARRRTRRVKLKKLRDRLANAKTDAEKQAIVAKAQRISPLIKDLA